The following are encoded in a window of Brevibacillus ruminantium genomic DNA:
- a CDS encoding response regulator → MNARKSIMIVDDAVLIRYMMSNMIQSLGFGIAAEAMSGEDAVRKYRLYRPELVLMDIAMPGMDGLSAVQKIIEFDREAKIIICSAVAQREVVIKAIHAGAQDFIAKPLQMERIEWSIRKVLGT, encoded by the coding sequence ATGAATGCTAGGAAAAGCATTATGATCGTTGACGATGCTGTGTTAATCAGGTATATGATGAGCAATATGATTCAATCTCTGGGCTTTGGGATCGCTGCGGAAGCCATGTCCGGGGAAGACGCCGTCAGAAAGTATCGCTTGTATCGGCCAGAGCTTGTGCTGATGGATATAGCGATGCCGGGTATGGACGGTTTAAGTGCGGTTCAGAAAATCATCGAATTTGATCGGGAGGCCAAAATCATCATCTGCTCCGCCGTTGCCCAGCGGGAAGTGGTGATCAAAGCAATTCACGCAGGAGCGCAGGATTTTATTGCCAAGCCGCTGCAAATGGAAAGGATCGAATGGTCGATCCGTAAAGTGCTGGGTACATAG
- a CDS encoding IclR family transcriptional regulator — protein sequence MANVQSLERALRLLQTLSDYPDGMQITRLAEQAGLSKSTTHRLLATLLKMNYVVKDEESDKYKLGFQLIYLARNILSGMDVISVAKPYLQRLSGDVNETVHLCMEDRHEVIYVDKIESTQTIRMFSRIGSRAPMYCTGVGKVLLAGMKQDAYERAVSTFDFVAKTPRTITSKEVLDAEIKLIQTQGFALDNIENEDGIRCIAAPIFDYQGKVIASFSIAGPSSRITIERVQDELVGKMKETSASISRELGYQS from the coding sequence ATGGCAAATGTTCAATCCTTGGAACGTGCGCTTCGTTTGTTGCAGACATTGTCCGACTATCCTGACGGCATGCAGATTACCCGTTTAGCAGAGCAAGCGGGCTTGTCCAAGAGCACCACGCACCGGCTTTTGGCCACTCTGCTGAAAATGAACTACGTCGTCAAAGACGAAGAGTCGGACAAGTACAAGCTCGGCTTTCAATTGATCTATCTGGCCCGCAATATCCTGAGCGGAATGGATGTCATTTCTGTAGCAAAGCCGTATTTGCAAAGATTGTCCGGGGACGTCAATGAGACCGTTCACCTTTGCATGGAAGACCGTCATGAAGTCATCTATGTCGATAAAATAGAGAGTACGCAAACGATCCGCATGTTCTCGCGCATTGGAAGCCGCGCACCGATGTATTGTACGGGTGTGGGCAAAGTGCTTTTGGCGGGCATGAAGCAGGACGCCTATGAGCGGGCTGTTTCTACCTTTGATTTTGTCGCCAAAACGCCTAGAACCATTACGTCCAAAGAAGTGCTGGATGCAGAAATCAAGTTGATCCAAACACAAGGCTTTGCGCTGGACAACATCGAAAACGAGGATGGGATTCGCTGCATCGCCGCTCCTATCTTTGACTATCAGGGCAAGGTAATCGCCAGCTTCAGCATCGCCGGTCCGAGCAGCCGGATCACGATAGAGCGGGTGCAGGATGAGCTGGTCGGGAAAATGAAAGAGACGTCGGCAAGTATTTCGCGGGAATTGGGATACCAAAGCTAA
- a CDS encoding undecaprenyl-diphosphate phosphatase: MNLWEAFVAVVLGLVEGLTEFAPVSSTGHMIIVDDFLFQTQNMFTPGVANTFKVVIQLGSVLAVVVLMWDRFLNLLGLKKLRGRETDGPRLNLLTVLVGLIPAGVVGVLFNDYIDEHLFSTKTVVIGLVLGALLMIVADWFRPGRPKIDTVDQITYKQALVVGLVQCLSLWPGFSRSGSTISGGVLLGMSHRAAADFTFIMAVPIMAGASFLSLLKSWHAITMDVVPFFVIGFISAFVFALVFIRFFLKLINRVKLVPFAIYRLVLAAVIYFVFM; encoded by the coding sequence TTGAATCTGTGGGAAGCATTTGTAGCGGTTGTTCTGGGTCTTGTCGAGGGGCTTACGGAGTTTGCGCCAGTCTCCTCGACCGGCCATATGATTATCGTCGACGATTTTTTGTTCCAGACCCAAAACATGTTTACGCCAGGGGTAGCCAACACCTTTAAAGTGGTGATCCAGTTGGGCTCGGTTTTGGCAGTGGTGGTTCTGATGTGGGATCGCTTCTTGAATTTGCTGGGCTTGAAGAAACTTCGCGGCCGGGAAACGGATGGACCTCGTCTCAATTTGTTGACTGTTCTGGTTGGGCTCATACCTGCGGGGGTCGTCGGGGTTCTGTTTAATGATTACATTGATGAACACCTGTTTTCGACAAAGACGGTTGTCATCGGTCTTGTACTGGGTGCGCTGCTGATGATCGTAGCGGACTGGTTCCGTCCGGGACGTCCAAAGATTGATACCGTAGATCAGATCACCTATAAACAGGCTCTGGTGGTCGGTTTGGTCCAATGCTTATCACTTTGGCCAGGTTTTTCACGATCGGGATCGACGATCTCTGGCGGGGTTTTGCTGGGGATGAGTCACCGGGCAGCTGCTGACTTTACCTTTATCATGGCTGTTCCGATCATGGCTGGAGCAAGCTTTCTCTCGCTTTTAAAAAGCTGGCATGCCATCACGATGGATGTCGTCCCCTTTTTCGTCATCGGTTTTATCAGTGCCTTTGTGTTTGCCCTGGTCTTCATTCGCTTCTTTTTGAAGCTGATCAACCGCGTTAAGCTCGTGCCGTTTGCGATTTACCGGTTGGTTCTGGCTGCTGTGATCTACTTTGTGTTCATGTAG
- a CDS encoding bifunctional metallophosphatase/5'-nucleotidase, producing the protein MTTEKGKQRLTILQTSDLHGYIYPHSYANHEPSDLGIAKAATLIKAERKQAEHLLVIDNGDLIQGSPLTYHHARLKPEAAHPLILCLNELGFDAAVLGNHEFNYGLPFLEKAIGESRFPWLSANLTNEAGEPFFGKPYLIKEFEKGPRVGILGLTTSYIPNWEKKENITGISFLDPVETARRWVRVLREEEQVDVVVVAYHGGLERDLETGEPTEVLTGENQGYELCTAVEGIDVLLTGHQHRTLTGTVKDVCVIQPGHAGRILGKVELTLVLDGAGWMIAEKRASLLSVEGVEADAQLLALTEEYEWQTQHWLDQPIGRFTGEMRVLDPMAARLKDNAFVEFINRVQMEVSGAAISNTALFDDHSPGFPAEVTMRDIVSNYIYPNTLTVLRVKGSDIRAALEQTADYFALDDAGKIVVNPRFLHPKPQHYNYDMWEGIEYRINVARPVGQRIVSLTRNGQPLEMDAEYEVVMNNYRAGGGGNYFMFRQKPVVKEISIDVAELLASYILERRVIQAQVNENWEVVAN; encoded by the coding sequence ATGACTACAGAGAAAGGCAAACAGAGATTGACGATTTTGCAAACCAGCGATCTGCACGGCTATATCTACCCGCACTCATACGCCAACCATGAGCCGAGCGATCTGGGGATTGCCAAGGCGGCGACGCTCATCAAAGCGGAGCGCAAGCAGGCAGAGCATCTGCTGGTGATTGATAACGGCGATCTGATCCAAGGCTCGCCTCTAACGTACCATCACGCACGTCTGAAGCCGGAAGCGGCCCATCCGCTCATCCTCTGTCTGAACGAGCTCGGCTTTGATGCAGCAGTCCTTGGAAATCATGAATTCAACTACGGCCTGCCCTTTCTGGAAAAGGCGATCGGAGAGAGCCGATTCCCTTGGCTGAGCGCCAATCTGACGAATGAAGCGGGAGAACCGTTTTTCGGCAAGCCATATCTGATCAAAGAGTTTGAGAAGGGGCCGAGAGTAGGCATTCTCGGTTTGACGACTTCCTACATTCCAAATTGGGAAAAGAAAGAGAATATTACCGGCATCTCTTTTCTCGATCCGGTGGAAACCGCCCGCAGATGGGTTCGGGTCTTGCGTGAGGAAGAGCAGGTAGATGTGGTTGTGGTTGCCTATCACGGCGGATTGGAGAGGGATCTGGAAACGGGAGAGCCGACTGAGGTTTTGACCGGCGAAAACCAGGGGTATGAGCTGTGTACTGCAGTGGAAGGAATCGATGTACTTTTGACTGGTCATCAGCATCGGACGCTGACTGGGACTGTAAAGGATGTTTGTGTGATTCAGCCGGGTCATGCCGGGAGAATCCTAGGGAAGGTAGAGCTGACGCTAGTCCTGGACGGAGCGGGATGGATGATTGCGGAGAAACGGGCGAGTCTGCTCTCGGTGGAAGGAGTAGAAGCGGATGCGCAGCTTTTGGCGCTCACCGAGGAGTACGAATGGCAGACGCAGCACTGGCTGGATCAGCCGATTGGCCGTTTTACCGGAGAGATGAGGGTGCTTGATCCGATGGCAGCCAGATTGAAAGACAATGCCTTTGTCGAATTTATCAATCGGGTGCAGATGGAAGTGTCCGGGGCCGCGATTTCCAATACCGCTCTGTTTGACGATCACTCGCCGGGTTTTCCGGCCGAAGTCACCATGCGTGATATCGTCAGCAACTACATCTATCCCAACACATTGACGGTCTTGCGGGTAAAGGGGAGCGACATCAGGGCTGCGCTGGAGCAGACAGCGGACTATTTCGCGCTCGATGATGCGGGTAAAATCGTGGTCAATCCGCGCTTTCTTCATCCCAAACCGCAGCATTACAATTACGACATGTGGGAGGGAATCGAATACCGGATCAACGTGGCAAGGCCAGTCGGTCAGCGGATCGTCAGCTTGACTCGAAATGGGCAGCCGCTGGAGATGGATGCCGAGTACGAGGTTGTGATGAACAATTACCGGGCAGGCGGCGGTGGAAATTACTTCATGTTTCGGCAGAAGCCTGTGGTGAAGGAGATTTCCATCGATGTGGCAGAGCTTTTGGCCTCCTACATCCTGGAGCGAAGAGTCATACAGGCACAGGTGAATGAAAATTGGGAAGTTGTGGCAAATTAA
- a CDS encoding response regulator transcription factor, with protein sequence MITDYLTKEGFQIVQAFDGEEAMLTFRQRSFDVILLDLMLPKRNGMDLLKIIREESIVPVLIISAKDGDVEKALGLGFGADDYIVKPFSMIELSARVKAAIRRATQYTADAGTGTGETVVPPSVIRVHELTLDIENIQVTKQGQEIKLTAKEWHILKLFFTNPKKVFTKEQIYRSVWNDEYYGDENIINVHMSRLREKIEDNPSSPQYIKTLWGIGYKLGEF encoded by the coding sequence ATGATTACGGACTATTTAACCAAAGAAGGATTCCAAATCGTGCAGGCCTTTGATGGAGAGGAAGCCATGCTCACGTTTCGCCAACGCTCCTTTGATGTAATCCTTTTGGACCTGATGCTGCCCAAGCGAAATGGCATGGACCTGTTAAAAATCATAAGAGAAGAGAGCATCGTACCGGTCCTGATTATCTCTGCCAAGGACGGCGATGTAGAGAAGGCGCTGGGCCTCGGGTTTGGGGCCGATGACTATATCGTCAAGCCGTTTTCGATGATTGAGCTGTCAGCGAGAGTGAAGGCCGCCATCCGCAGAGCTACTCAATATACCGCTGACGCTGGCACGGGTACTGGCGAGACTGTTGTACCCCCTTCGGTGATTCGTGTCCATGAGCTGACACTGGATATCGAGAATATTCAGGTCACCAAACAGGGACAGGAGATTAAGCTTACCGCAAAGGAATGGCACATCCTCAAGCTGTTTTTTACGAATCCTAAAAAGGTGTTTACGAAAGAACAAATCTACCGGTCTGTTTGGAACGACGAGTATTACGGCGATGAGAACATTATCAACGTACACATGAGCCGACTGCGAGAAAAAATCGAGGACAATCCTTCCAGCCCCCAATACATCAAAACGCTCTGGGGGATCGGGTACAAGCTGGGGGAATTTTAA
- a CDS encoding sensor histidine kinase: MVTLLLVIAIASVIVSVILYQRKKVRDRNLGYMAEKLNALVTDSSSEQLLLMTDDQHLQTLLIEINRLLDDNRKGHAQFSRTEHSMKKMLANISHDLKTPLTVVLGYIEMIQNDPDVHPEERDRLLGNIHKKTLEIISLMNAFFDLAKLESGDKEIPLAKVQINEICRQNILSFYDLIQSKGCEAVIHIPDEPVFVQGNEEALTSVLDNLISNAIRYGGDGKTIGLTLSYDEKKVYIEVWDRGKGIREPYQELVFERMFTLEESRNRSFQGSGLGLTITKRLVEEMGGEILLQSKPFHKTTFTVQLQRWT, translated from the coding sequence ATGGTAACTCTGCTTTTGGTGATCGCCATCGCTTCTGTCATCGTCAGCGTCATCCTCTACCAACGAAAGAAGGTGCGGGATCGAAACCTGGGATATATGGCTGAAAAGCTGAATGCACTCGTTACTGACAGCTCGTCCGAGCAGCTTTTGCTCATGACAGATGATCAGCATCTGCAAACGCTGCTGATTGAGATCAACCGTTTGTTGGACGACAATCGAAAGGGGCATGCCCAGTTTTCACGGACCGAGCATTCGATGAAAAAAATGCTGGCCAATATCTCGCATGATCTCAAAACCCCGTTAACGGTTGTTCTCGGTTATATCGAAATGATCCAGAATGATCCCGATGTTCACCCAGAGGAAAGAGACCGGCTGCTCGGCAATATTCATAAAAAAACGCTGGAGATTATCTCCCTGATGAATGCATTTTTTGATCTGGCTAAATTGGAGTCGGGGGATAAAGAAATTCCGCTAGCCAAAGTACAAATCAATGAGATTTGCAGACAAAACATCCTTTCCTTTTATGATTTGATTCAGTCAAAAGGCTGCGAAGCGGTGATCCACATCCCGGACGAGCCTGTTTTTGTCCAGGGAAATGAAGAGGCGCTCACCAGTGTTTTGGACAACCTGATCTCCAACGCGATCCGGTATGGCGGAGATGGAAAAACGATCGGTCTGACATTGTCCTACGATGAGAAAAAGGTCTACATCGAGGTTTGGGACCGCGGAAAAGGGATTCGTGAACCGTATCAGGAGCTTGTATTTGAGCGAATGTTCACGCTGGAGGAATCTCGTAACCGATCTTTTCAAGGCAGCGGCCTGGGTTTGACGATCACGAAAAGACTTGTGGAGGAAATGGGCGGGGAGATTCTGCTCCAGAGCAAGCCGTTTCACAAAACGACGTTTACGGTCCAATTACAGCGCTGGACGTGA
- a CDS encoding ABC transporter ATP-binding protein — MTYIVTTNRLTKSFDGKEVVSNVNMKIRKGEIYGFLGPNGAGKTTVLKMLTNLVKPTAGEIRIFQQPLAPSSYELFKRMGNMIEYPIFYEKLTARENLELHCVYMGYHDKRAIGEALEMVNLTNIDNKPVKNFSLGMKQRLGIARALVTKPELLLLDEPINGLDPVGIKEMRSLFQVLSKEYGTTLLISSHILAEIEQIADTIGVISNGRLIEQVSMESIRGQNTEYIELVTTNRNKAVTVLEYNLQIKNFKIVDDNIIRIYETGVSQSAISKTLILHDVEVEAINKRTTTLEEYFLRLIREDNANTQLLTSRSY; from the coding sequence GTGACTTACATCGTAACCACCAACCGTTTAACCAAATCCTTTGATGGAAAAGAAGTCGTCTCCAACGTCAACATGAAGATTCGAAAAGGGGAGATCTACGGCTTTCTCGGTCCCAACGGCGCCGGGAAAACAACCGTCTTGAAGATGCTCACAAATCTGGTCAAGCCGACGGCTGGAGAAATCCGCATTTTTCAGCAACCGCTGGCCCCGTCTTCGTATGAGCTATTCAAACGGATGGGCAACATGATCGAGTACCCGATCTTTTACGAAAAACTGACAGCCCGGGAGAATCTGGAGCTTCACTGTGTATACATGGGTTATCACGACAAACGGGCGATCGGGGAAGCCCTGGAGATGGTCAACTTGACCAATATCGACAACAAGCCTGTGAAGAACTTTTCACTGGGGATGAAGCAACGGCTTGGTATTGCCAGGGCCCTGGTCACCAAGCCTGAGCTTCTCTTGCTGGATGAACCGATCAATGGTCTCGATCCGGTGGGCATCAAAGAGATGAGAAGCTTATTCCAGGTTTTAAGCAAAGAATACGGCACGACATTGCTGATCTCCAGCCATATTCTGGCGGAAATCGAACAGATCGCCGATACGATTGGCGTGATCAGCAACGGCAGACTGATCGAACAGGTATCCATGGAGAGCATTCGCGGTCAAAATACCGAGTACATCGAACTGGTCACGACGAACCGGAACAAAGCGGTGACAGTTCTCGAATACAATCTCCAGATCAAGAATTTCAAAATCGTGGACGATAATATCATACGTATCTATGAAACGGGTGTGTCTCAATCAGCCATTTCCAAAACATTGATCCTGCATGATGTTGAGGTGGAAGCAATCAATAAAAGGACCACGACTCTGGAGGAATATTTTTTGAGACTCATCCGTGAAGACAACGCAAATACGCAGTTGCTCACATCCCGCTCATACTGA
- a CDS encoding ABC transporter permease, with amino-acid sequence MFTLMKLEYKKMKLRWYVSGAVLANLIIVGFLCLIGFVQNLEGEMIFTGYEESLVIIGALVRSTFMIFAAVLIARLVIGGYRNKTIFLMFTYPISRKKLIAAKLMLIAGLTFLTIFLSNLFVAAMFISLNTWFQFIPGEFPADRIGEQVASMIVFAIGAAGTSLIPLYFGMRKYSVPATIVSAVLIVTLTTQNSPGFSLASIVYIPLALAVVGIFISYWSIRQVEEADIV; translated from the coding sequence TTGTTTACATTGATGAAACTGGAATATAAAAAAATGAAATTGCGCTGGTATGTTTCCGGGGCTGTCCTGGCCAATCTGATCATTGTCGGTTTTCTTTGCCTAATAGGGTTTGTTCAAAACCTCGAGGGAGAGATGATCTTTACGGGCTATGAGGAAAGTCTGGTCATTATCGGCGCATTGGTCAGGTCAACCTTTATGATCTTTGCCGCTGTGCTGATCGCCAGGCTCGTTATCGGGGGGTACCGAAATAAAACCATCTTCCTGATGTTTACCTATCCGATCAGTCGAAAAAAGCTCATCGCGGCCAAACTTATGCTCATCGCTGGGCTGACCTTTCTGACGATTTTCCTGTCCAATCTGTTTGTCGCCGCTATGTTTATCAGTCTGAATACCTGGTTTCAGTTTATTCCCGGAGAATTCCCGGCAGATCGAATCGGTGAGCAGGTAGCAAGCATGATTGTCTTTGCCATTGGTGCCGCTGGAACCAGTCTGATTCCGCTCTATTTCGGCATGCGGAAATACTCTGTTCCCGCTACCATTGTTTCCGCTGTATTGATCGTGACACTAACCACTCAGAACAGTCCGGGATTTTCACTGGCTTCCATCGTCTATATTCCGCTTGCTCTGGCTGTTGTAGGCATCTTTATTTCGTATTGGTCCATTCGTCAAGTGGAAGAGGCAGACATTGTCTAG
- a CDS encoding NAD-dependent succinate-semialdehyde dehydrogenase, giving the protein MGESKHMYINGEWVSAESGETVQIVNPATGEVVGTVAFGDDRDANKAIEAAHQAFAGWSRLTARERSKYLYNLSELVRKSRDELAGIISAEMGKPLGEAKGEVLGAADNFVWYAEEAKRVYGETIPSSLANKRIMVLKQPVGTVGAITPWNFPVNMVARKIAPALAAGCTVVLKPAESTPLSAIRLFELIEEAGFPKGVVNLVIGKPEAIGQEFIDNPKLSKIAFTGSTRVGKLLMEGAAKQVKRVSMELGGHAPFIVFPDADLDAAVKGLFESKFRNSGQMCICTNRLYVHEEVADAFTEKLVERLKQTKVGDGREKGTEIGPLVNERALNKVLEHIEDARSKGGQVVYGGKRLTEGDYAKGFYCEPTVIADVTDEMKISYEETFGPVVPMVRFTDEAEVLKLANNTRYGLAAYVYTRDNQRCFRMAEELEYGIVGINDGSPTQTQAPFGGFKESGIGREGGHFGMDEYLETKFVSIGL; this is encoded by the coding sequence ATGGGAGAGAGCAAGCACATGTATATCAATGGAGAATGGGTATCCGCGGAAAGCGGAGAGACTGTTCAAATCGTCAACCCGGCTACGGGCGAAGTCGTGGGGACCGTGGCCTTCGGCGATGACCGCGATGCCAACAAAGCGATTGAAGCGGCGCATCAGGCATTTGCAGGCTGGTCCCGCCTGACTGCACGCGAGCGTTCCAAATACCTGTACAACCTGTCCGAGCTGGTGAGAAAAAGCCGCGATGAGCTGGCAGGCATTATCTCGGCAGAGATGGGCAAGCCGCTTGGCGAAGCCAAAGGGGAGGTCCTGGGCGCAGCGGATAACTTCGTCTGGTACGCGGAGGAAGCAAAACGGGTATACGGCGAAACGATTCCCTCCTCGCTTGCGAACAAACGCATTATGGTGCTCAAGCAGCCCGTAGGCACGGTAGGCGCAATCACCCCGTGGAACTTCCCGGTCAACATGGTCGCACGCAAAATCGCCCCAGCCCTGGCGGCAGGCTGCACCGTAGTGCTGAAGCCGGCGGAAAGCACGCCGTTGTCTGCGATTCGCCTGTTTGAACTGATCGAGGAGGCCGGTTTCCCCAAAGGTGTCGTCAACCTCGTCATCGGCAAGCCGGAGGCAATCGGCCAGGAGTTTATCGACAATCCGAAGCTGAGCAAAATCGCCTTTACCGGTTCCACCCGTGTCGGCAAGCTTCTGATGGAAGGGGCGGCCAAACAAGTGAAGCGCGTCAGCATGGAGCTGGGCGGTCATGCGCCGTTCATCGTGTTCCCGGATGCCGATCTGGACGCGGCGGTCAAAGGTCTGTTTGAAAGCAAGTTCCGCAACTCCGGTCAAATGTGCATCTGTACCAACCGCCTCTACGTCCATGAGGAAGTGGCAGACGCCTTCACGGAAAAGCTGGTCGAGCGTCTGAAGCAGACCAAGGTCGGCGATGGCCGCGAGAAAGGAACAGAAATTGGTCCGCTGGTCAATGAGCGTGCGCTGAACAAGGTGCTGGAGCATATCGAGGATGCCAGGAGCAAGGGCGGCCAGGTGGTCTACGGCGGCAAACGTCTGACCGAGGGCGATTACGCCAAAGGCTTCTACTGTGAACCGACCGTGATCGCCGATGTGACGGACGAGATGAAAATCTCCTACGAGGAAACCTTTGGTCCCGTCGTGCCGATGGTTCGTTTCACGGATGAGGCGGAGGTGCTGAAGCTGGCAAACAACACGCGCTACGGTCTGGCAGCCTATGTCTACACCCGTGACAACCAGCGCTGCTTCCGCATGGCGGAGGAGCTGGAGTACGGCATCGTCGGCATCAACGACGGTTCGCCGACCCAGACACAGGCGCCGTTCGGCGGCTTCAAGGAAAGCGGAATCGGCCGCGAAGGCGGACATTTCGGCATGGATGAATACCTGGAAACCAAATTTGTCTCCATCGGCCTGTAA
- the paaD gene encoding 1,2-phenylacetyl-CoA epoxidase subunit PaaD gives MTQVRNEGLEAACWELLQEVKDPEIPVISMVEMGMIHDVRVEEGAARIEVLPTFVGCPALEIMKKNITEKLAEAEGIRDVQVHFVYDPPWTSDRIAMDARDKLRSFGIAPPPLDFKPGDPWEVSCPYCDSPYTQLENLFGPAACRSILYCRHCKNPFEALKPIYSHD, from the coding sequence ATGACGCAGGTAAGAAATGAAGGGCTGGAAGCGGCATGCTGGGAACTGCTGCAGGAAGTCAAAGATCCGGAAATTCCGGTGATCAGCATGGTAGAGATGGGCATGATTCACGACGTTCGGGTGGAAGAGGGAGCAGCGCGCATCGAGGTGCTGCCCACCTTTGTCGGCTGCCCTGCCCTGGAAATCATGAAGAAGAACATCACGGAAAAACTGGCGGAAGCAGAGGGCATCCGCGACGTGCAGGTTCACTTCGTCTACGATCCCCCGTGGACTTCGGATCGCATCGCGATGGACGCCCGGGATAAACTGCGCAGCTTCGGCATCGCCCCTCCGCCGCTTGATTTCAAGCCGGGCGATCCGTGGGAAGTGAGCTGTCCCTACTGCGATTCACCGTATACACAGCTGGAGAACCTGTTTGGACCGGCAGCTTGCCGCAGCATTTTGTACTGCCGGCACTGCAAAAATCCGTTTGAAGCTTTGAAACCGATCTATTCACATGATTGA
- the paaC gene encoding 1,2-phenylacetyl-CoA epoxidase subunit PaaC, whose amino-acid sequence MGDQTRVETVEQAKQNQEYAQALTDLLFQLADDDFILAYRGSEWLGLAPHIEEDVAFSSMSQDMMGHAVMFYEMLEELGSGKADDLAQLREAGEFRNAILVERKNGTGDYNDDPHYDWAYAIVRSYVYGLHKLVRLEALRDSSYAPLGLVSRKMLTEHRYHLMHWQVWLKQLANSTAEARQKLEAAITKVWEDAGELYELGPHAANIVRFGLITGEELLKQKWLNKTKEVFEGAGLKWPGEPGKPQEKGRSGEHTADLAIALATLSEVYRIDPAASW is encoded by the coding sequence ATGGGCGACCAAACTCGTGTAGAAACAGTTGAACAAGCAAAACAAAACCAGGAATACGCGCAAGCCTTGACTGATCTCCTGTTCCAGCTTGCCGACGATGATTTTATTCTGGCGTACCGGGGATCGGAATGGCTCGGCCTGGCGCCGCATATTGAAGAAGATGTTGCCTTTTCCTCCATGTCACAGGACATGATGGGACATGCGGTGATGTTCTATGAAATGCTGGAAGAACTGGGCTCGGGCAAAGCCGATGATCTCGCCCAGCTGCGTGAAGCAGGCGAGTTCCGCAACGCCATTTTGGTCGAGCGCAAAAACGGAACCGGAGACTACAACGACGATCCGCATTACGACTGGGCATACGCAATCGTCCGGAGCTATGTGTACGGACTTCATAAGCTGGTGCGGCTGGAGGCGCTGCGGGATTCCTCGTACGCACCGCTCGGGCTGGTCAGCCGCAAGATGCTGACCGAGCACCGCTACCATCTGATGCATTGGCAGGTATGGCTGAAGCAGCTTGCGAACAGCACAGCAGAGGCTCGGCAAAAGCTGGAGGCCGCGATCACAAAAGTATGGGAGGATGCAGGCGAGCTGTATGAGCTTGGACCCCATGCGGCAAATATCGTTCGCTTCGGTCTGATCACCGGCGAAGAGCTGCTCAAGCAAAAGTGGCTGAACAAAACAAAAGAAGTCTTTGAGGGAGCCGGGCTGAAATGGCCGGGCGAACCTGGCAAACCGCAAGAAAAGGGCCGGAGCGGAGAGCATACCGCTGACTTGGCCATCGCGCTCGCAACCTTGTCTGAAGTGTACCGCATCGATCCGGCTGCAAGCTGGTAA